The following are from one region of the Amylibacter sp. IMCC11727 genome:
- a CDS encoding component of SufBCD complex — MEGFYEEVIGSRSFASIWYWIVFAVVWTRTTHWTLGVPYEDVRNANAIGDQHLLDLETQMAINVRKTLAVFEANSVFLTASAAFLLATVFMLGFYFDIQMMQAVFLLVFPLTIVSALSVHLAQRLRDEDMHGDRLIKAYVWHRRVKQAIGALSIFFAAFWGVSQTLFSPYAAGL; from the coding sequence ATGGAAGGGTTTTACGAAGAGGTGATCGGCTCTCGCAGCTTTGCCAGTATTTGGTACTGGATTGTTTTTGCTGTGGTTTGGACTCGTACGACTCACTGGACTCTTGGCGTTCCTTACGAAGACGTGCGCAACGCAAATGCGATTGGGGACCAGCACTTGTTGGATCTGGAAACGCAAATGGCGATCAATGTGCGCAAAACCTTGGCCGTATTCGAAGCCAACAGTGTGTTCTTAACCGCCAGTGCCGCGTTTTTGCTTGCCACGGTGTTCATGCTGGGGTTCTATTTTGACATTCAGATGATGCAGGCGGTGTTTTTGCTGGTGTTTCCGCTGACCATTGTGTCCGCGCTTTCGGTGCATTTGGCCCAGCGGTTGCGCGATGAAGATATGCACGGAGACCGCCTGATCAAGGCCTACGTTTGGCATCGGCGCGTGAAACAGGCGATTGGCGCGTTGTCGATCTTTTTCGCAGCATTCTGGGGCGTGTCGCAGACTTTGTTCTCGCCTTACGCGGCGGGTCTGTAA
- the hemB gene encoding porphobilinogen synthase, whose translation MAVTPAPFPMSRPRRNRRTDWMRDLTRENTLTAHDLIWPIFVRDGDDVVDPIDSMPGVNRLSISRAVEAANDAANLGIPVVALFPYTDPSIKTPGAEEAWNPENLVNRATRAIKQQVPDIGVMLDVALDPYNSDGHDGLVRDGVILNDETLMALEQQALVQAEAGADILGPSDMMDGRIGVIRRALEQNDFPDTAIMAYSAKYASAFYGPFRDAVGASGALKGDKKTYQLDPGNTDEALRMVARDLDEGADMVMVKPGMPYLDICQRVSSEFGVPTYAYQVSGEYAMISAAGQNGWIDREKAMMESLLAFKRAGCSGILSYFALEVAQMMADEARLG comes from the coding sequence ATGGCAGTGACCCCAGCCCCGTTTCCCATGTCCCGCCCCCGTCGAAACCGACGCACGGATTGGATGCGCGATCTGACGCGCGAAAACACTTTGACGGCCCATGATCTGATTTGGCCGATCTTTGTGCGTGACGGCGATGATGTAGTAGACCCCATCGACAGCATGCCAGGCGTGAACCGTTTGAGCATTTCACGGGCCGTTGAAGCGGCCAATGACGCAGCGAATTTAGGCATTCCAGTTGTGGCGCTTTTTCCTTACACCGATCCATCGATAAAAACACCTGGTGCAGAGGAAGCCTGGAACCCTGAGAACCTCGTCAATCGGGCGACCCGCGCGATTAAACAGCAGGTGCCTGACATCGGTGTGATGCTGGATGTGGCGCTCGATCCATATAATTCCGATGGTCACGATGGGCTGGTGCGCGATGGTGTGATCCTGAACGACGAAACACTGATGGCGTTGGAACAACAAGCCTTGGTGCAGGCAGAGGCTGGTGCCGATATCCTTGGCCCGTCTGATATGATGGACGGACGTATCGGTGTGATCCGCCGCGCGTTAGAACAGAATGATTTCCCTGACACAGCGATTATGGCTTATTCCGCGAAATACGCGTCGGCGTTTTATGGCCCGTTTCGCGATGCAGTTGGGGCGTCTGGGGCGCTGAAAGGCGATAAAAAGACGTACCAGCTGGACCCGGGCAATACAGATGAAGCCCTGCGCATGGTTGCGCGGGATCTGGATGAAGGTGCGGATATGGTCATGGTGAAACCAGGCATGCCGTATTTGGATATCTGTCAGCGCGTTTCATCCGAATTTGGCGTGCCGACCTATGCCTATCAGGTGTCCGGCGAATACGCGATGATTTCAGCCGCAGGGCAAAACGGCTGGATCGACCGCGAAAAGGCCATGATGGAAAGCCTGCTGGCGTTCAAACGCGCGGGCTGTTCGGGGATTTTGAGCTATTTTGCCTTGGAGGTGGCGCAAATGATGGCGGATGAGGCGCGGCTCGGTTAA
- a CDS encoding multidrug effflux MFS transporter yields the protein MGKKLSIAEFIVLIAFMFSLIAYATDAMLPAFEQIASDLNTANVSRVQLIIATFFLGTGIGQLLAGPLSDTLGRKPVILGGIGIFIASSVWAYATQSIEMLLVARFVQGLGISAPRTVGMAMVRDMYAGRQMARVVSLAMMLFVLVPGVAPLFGQYLMLNFGWRSIFLSCVVLGLMVCLWLWVRQEETLRVEKRKAFRWMVLIEGWHELRKSRRAIMSVITLCFAYSFIFAYLSSAQQVFVDWLGVGEAFPLYFGIIAVISGAAGALNAALVVRLGMWLLSSIGMLIIFVCSMATGTVIWAGWVDGPALLYLFLGWSIMMFFVSGLVFTNLNAMAMEPMGHIAGTASALIGAISTIGSMVLVIPIGQMYNGTGMPLIFGVGACAGVGYMLNKWNPRELDADLSR from the coding sequence ATGGGTAAAAAGCTTTCTATTGCAGAGTTCATCGTGCTGATTGCGTTCATGTTCTCGCTTATTGCTTATGCCACAGATGCAATGCTGCCTGCGTTCGAGCAAATTGCATCCGATCTGAACACAGCAAATGTAAGCCGCGTGCAGTTGATCATCGCGACATTCTTCTTGGGTACGGGAATCGGGCAATTGCTGGCGGGGCCGCTGTCGGACACGTTGGGGCGTAAGCCTGTAATCCTAGGCGGAATTGGTATTTTCATTGCATCGAGCGTTTGGGCCTATGCCACACAGTCCATAGAAATGCTTTTGGTGGCTCGATTTGTCCAAGGACTGGGTATTTCCGCGCCGCGCACGGTTGGAATGGCTATGGTGCGCGACATGTATGCGGGGCGGCAAATGGCCCGTGTGGTTTCGTTGGCGATGATGTTGTTTGTGCTGGTGCCAGGTGTTGCGCCCCTGTTTGGGCAATATTTGATGCTGAACTTTGGCTGGCGGTCGATCTTTTTATCTTGTGTGGTGTTGGGTCTGATGGTTTGCCTATGGCTGTGGGTGCGCCAAGAGGAAACCTTACGCGTGGAAAAGCGCAAGGCGTTTCGCTGGATGGTGTTGATCGAAGGCTGGCACGAACTGCGCAAATCACGCCGTGCAATCATGTCGGTCATAACGCTTTGTTTCGCCTATTCGTTCATCTTTGCTTATCTCAGCAGTGCGCAGCAGGTATTTGTGGATTGGCTTGGCGTGGGAGAAGCCTTTCCGCTGTATTTCGGGATCATTGCAGTAATTTCGGGGGCTGCTGGGGCCTTAAACGCGGCGCTGGTGGTGCGATTGGGCATGTGGTTGCTCAGCTCCATTGGGATGCTGATTATCTTTGTGTGTTCCATGGCCACAGGCACAGTGATCTGGGCGGGATGGGTTGATGGACCCGCGCTGTTGTATCTGTTTTTAGGCTGGTCGATTATGATGTTCTTTGTGTCAGGGCTGGTGTTCACAAACTTGAATGCCATGGCTATGGAACCCATGGGGCATATCGCAGGGACAGCCAGTGCGCTCATCGGTGCCATTTCCACCATTGGCAGCATGGTTTTGGTTATCCCCATCGGGCAAATGTACAACGGCACGGGAATGCCACTAATTTTTGGTGTGGGGGCCTGCGCCGGCGTTGGATACATGCTGAATAAATGGAACCCGCGCGAGTTGGACGCAGATTTGAGCCGTTAA
- the mfd gene encoding transcription-repair coupling factor, whose translation MAQQYNNNHSTIGGAPEGFDAHILAQALTTHNKPILHVSRDDARLAAMQTALQFFAPEIPVFVFPAWDCLPYDRVSPNAEISAARMAVLATLAAGFNKPFILLTTVSATMQRVPARDTLKSASFVAEVGRQIDETALRNFFARMGFVKAPTVAEPGDFAIRGGLIDVYPPGESGPVRLDLFGDVLDGARRFDAATQRTTEKLSKLELAPVSEVILDEPSIQRFRQNYRIEFGAAGTDDPLYEAVSAGRKHQGIEHWAPFFHETMDTLFDYLPDAQIFMDDRATQMRLSRWDSIADQYDARLEALSNKSRMDSVYKPCPPDLLYLNDTAFTACLEDRTVKTFSVLPQGSGPNTTDAGGRLGRSFAPERQQEDISLFGSLADHLRTKQKDGKVIVASFSEGARERLSGLLADQDVNGATNIGNFSDVANDNSISLAVWPLEQGFTAKGLTVVSEQDVLGDRLIRGPRRKRRAENFLTEAQSLSPGDLVVHLDHGIGRYRGLETVTAAGAPHDCILLEYANNDRLYLPVENIELLSRYGHEEGLLDRLGGGAWQAKKAKLKERIRDMADKLIRIAAERALRKAEIMEPPVDAWDKFCARFPYVETDDQLHAIEDVLGDMASGTPMDRLVCGDVGFGKTEVALRAAFVAASAGTQVAIVAPTTLLARQHYKSFAERFRNTGIRVRQLSRFVSAKDAELTKNGMRDGGVEIVIGTHALLAKNIKFANLGLLIVDEEQHFGVNHKERLKQLRSDIHVLTLTATPIPRTLQMSLSGVRELSIIGTPPVDRLAIRTYVSEFDTVTLREALLREHYRGGQSFFVVPRISDLPEIEDFLKTQVPEVTFITANGQMAAGELDDRMNAFYDGKYDVLLATTIVESGLDIPTANTMIIHRADMFGLSQLYQIRGRVGRSKTRAYAYLTTKPRKPLTPNAEKRLRVLGSLDSLGAGFTLASQDLDIRGAGNLLGDDQSGHVREVGFELYQEMLQEAIAKMQAGGMEGLTDTDSWSPQINLGVPVLIPEAFVPDLDVRLGLYRRLSSLSTKVELEGFAAELIDRFGKLPSEVNTLLKIVRVKGMCKRAGIAKLDGGPKGAVIQFHNDKFANPAGLVEYLQEQRGTAKVKDNKIIVRRDWDKDETKIKGAYIIARDLAVHAKQK comes from the coding sequence ATGGCACAGCAGTACAACAATAATCACAGCACAATTGGCGGCGCACCCGAAGGGTTTGATGCCCATATTTTGGCGCAAGCATTAACAACGCACAACAAACCGATTTTGCATGTGTCGCGCGATGACGCGCGCCTTGCTGCCATGCAGACGGCACTGCAATTTTTTGCGCCAGAAATTCCTGTGTTCGTGTTCCCCGCTTGGGATTGTCTGCCCTATGATCGGGTCAGCCCAAATGCCGAAATCTCTGCCGCCCGCATGGCTGTGTTGGCCACCTTGGCAGCAGGGTTTAATAAACCTTTCATTCTGCTCACGACCGTCAGCGCCACAATGCAGCGCGTGCCAGCCCGTGACACGCTTAAATCTGCCAGTTTTGTGGCCGAGGTGGGCCGTCAGATCGACGAGACCGCTCTGCGAAACTTTTTCGCCCGCATGGGGTTTGTCAAAGCACCAACCGTTGCAGAACCTGGTGATTTTGCCATTCGCGGGGGGCTGATCGACGTTTATCCTCCGGGGGAAAGCGGCCCTGTGCGGCTCGATTTGTTTGGCGATGTGCTCGATGGAGCGCGCCGTTTTGATGCCGCCACGCAGCGCACCACCGAAAAACTCAGCAAACTGGAACTCGCCCCGGTGTCCGAAGTGATCCTGGACGAGCCTTCCATCCAACGTTTTCGCCAAAACTATCGCATCGAATTTGGCGCGGCTGGCACAGATGACCCCTTGTACGAAGCGGTATCCGCAGGGCGTAAACACCAAGGGATCGAACATTGGGCCCCATTCTTTCACGAAACCATGGACACATTGTTCGATTATCTGCCCGATGCGCAGATTTTCATGGATGATCGCGCCACACAAATGCGCCTGTCTCGCTGGGACAGCATCGCCGATCAATACGACGCGCGGCTCGAAGCGCTGAGCAACAAATCCCGCATGGACAGCGTGTATAAACCCTGCCCACCAGACCTGCTTTACCTAAACGACACCGCATTCACTGCCTGTTTGGAAGACCGAACCGTCAAAACCTTTTCCGTGCTGCCACAGGGCTCGGGACCAAACACCACGGACGCGGGAGGGCGACTGGGGCGGTCATTCGCACCAGAGCGCCAACAAGAAGACATCAGCCTGTTTGGTTCGCTCGCGGATCATCTGCGCACCAAACAAAAAGATGGCAAAGTCATCGTTGCAAGCTTTTCAGAAGGGGCACGCGAACGATTGTCGGGTCTGTTGGCCGATCAGGATGTAAACGGCGCAACCAACATCGGTAACTTTTCTGATGTGGCGAACGATAACTCAATTTCTCTTGCTGTGTGGCCGCTGGAACAGGGGTTCACAGCCAAAGGGTTGACCGTTGTTTCTGAACAAGACGTTCTTGGGGATCGCCTGATCCGTGGACCACGGCGCAAACGGCGGGCCGAAAACTTCCTAACCGAAGCACAATCCTTGTCGCCCGGTGACTTGGTTGTGCATCTTGATCACGGCATTGGGCGGTATCGCGGCTTAGAAACAGTGACCGCCGCAGGGGCGCCTCATGACTGTATTCTTTTGGAATACGCCAACAATGATCGTCTGTATTTGCCCGTTGAAAACATCGAACTTCTCAGCCGCTATGGCCACGAAGAAGGGTTGCTGGATCGTTTGGGCGGCGGGGCGTGGCAGGCTAAAAAGGCCAAACTAAAAGAACGCATCCGCGACATGGCGGACAAATTGATCCGCATCGCCGCCGAACGAGCGCTGCGCAAGGCAGAGATCATGGAGCCCCCCGTTGATGCGTGGGATAAATTCTGTGCGCGTTTCCCTTATGTGGAAACAGATGATCAGCTACATGCCATCGAAGACGTGCTTGGGGATATGGCCAGCGGCACACCGATGGACCGTCTGGTTTGCGGCGATGTAGGCTTTGGCAAAACCGAAGTGGCCCTGCGCGCGGCATTCGTTGCAGCCTCTGCTGGCACTCAGGTTGCCATCGTGGCCCCAACCACTTTGCTCGCTCGTCAGCATTACAAATCGTTCGCTGAACGGTTTCGCAACACAGGAATTCGCGTGCGTCAACTGTCTCGCTTTGTGTCTGCCAAAGATGCCGAATTAACCAAAAACGGCATGCGTGATGGGGGTGTGGAAATTGTTATCGGGACCCACGCGTTGTTGGCCAAAAACATCAAATTTGCCAACCTTGGCCTGCTAATTGTGGACGAAGAACAGCATTTCGGCGTGAACCACAAAGAACGCCTGAAACAACTGCGTTCTGACATTCACGTCCTCACGCTGACGGCCACGCCAATCCCACGCACCTTGCAAATGTCCCTGTCTGGTGTGCGAGAATTGTCAATCATCGGCACACCGCCTGTGGATCGCCTTGCCATCCGCACTTATGTTTCCGAATTTGACACCGTCACCCTGCGTGAAGCCCTGCTGCGCGAACATTATCGCGGCGGACAATCGTTCTTTGTTGTGCCGCGTATTTCTGATCTGCCAGAAATCGAAGACTTCCTCAAAACCCAAGTACCCGAAGTCACCTTTATCACCGCAAACGGCCAGATGGCTGCAGGCGAACTCGATGATCGCATGAACGCGTTTTATGACGGTAAATACGATGTGTTGCTGGCCACCACGATTGTCGAAAGCGGTCTGGATATCCCAACCGCGAACACGATGATTATCCACCGCGCTGATATGTTCGGCCTGTCTCAGCTGTATCAAATCAGGGGCAGGGTCGGGCGCTCCAAAACCCGCGCCTATGCGTATCTAACAACCAAACCTCGCAAACCGCTGACCCCGAATGCAGAAAAACGCCTCCGTGTGCTCGGCTCACTCGACAGTCTTGGGGCAGGTTTTACGCTGGCGTCCCAAGATCTCGATATTCGTGGGGCAGGTAACTTGCTGGGCGACGATCAATCGGGCCATGTGCGCGAAGTGGGTTTCGAGTTATATCAAGAAATGCTGCAAGAAGCGATTGCCAAGATGCAGGCCGGCGGCATGGAAGGGCTCACGGACACGGACAGCTGGTCTCCACAAATCAACCTTGGCGTACCTGTTTTGATCCCTGAAGCCTTTGTTCCCGACCTTGATGTACGGCTTGGCCTCTATCGTCGCCTATCATCTCTGTCCACAAAGGTCGAACTCGAAGGCTTTGCCGCTGAATTGATTGACCGTTTTGGCAAACTGCCATCCGAGGTGAACACATTGCTGAAAATCGTGCGCGTGAAAGGCATGTGTAAACGGGCAGGGATTGCAAAATTGGACGGCGGACCAAAAGGCGCGGTGATCCAATTCCACAACGACAAATTCGCAAATCCTGCGGGTTTGGTGGAATATCTTCAAGAACAGCGCGGCACAGCTAAAGTGAAAGACAACAAAATTATCGTGCGCCGTGACTGGGACAAAGACGAAACCAAAATCAAGGGCGCCTATATCATTGCCCGCGATTTGGCCGTTCATGCAAAACAAAAGTAA
- a CDS encoding ATP-binding cassette domain-containing protein, whose product MANPPILTLSDIMLTFGGNPLFEGVNATVHEGARTCLVGRNGSGKSTLLKVIAGIVEPDSGNRFVQPGMSIGYMDQHPDLSDFATLGDFAMSGLQQGEEYKVEMAAEGLKLNPDQTPQAASGGERRRAALAKILAEAPDLMLLDEPTNHLDIEAIAWLEDHLRQTRDAFILISHDRAFLRSLTRDTMWVDRGIVRQNPKGFEGFEEWRDKTFDEEDMQRHKLNRLIKAEARWAVEGISARRKRNQGRVRRLGELKDQRASQIKRAGPAAMVFDSGQKSGKRVIEANNISKTFDDKTIVTDFSIRVARGERIAMIGPNGVGKTTLLNMLTGKLAPDTGDVKLGTNLIPAIFDQNRSALDPKVSLWDSLTEDKELGVSGQNDQIMVRGTPKHVVGYLKEFLFNENQARGPVSALSGGEKARLLLARLMAKESNLLVLDEPTNDLDVETLDLLQEILDDYDGTVLLVSHDRDFLDRVATTSIVMEGDGQATVYAGGWTDYQTQRKGTAKATSKEQAKPKKGEKSAKPKAQKPKATFKEEHRLKELPAVIERLEAEIAKLTKYLSDPELYTTAPVKFQKATEALTERQDALEAAEMEWLELEEKLGT is encoded by the coding sequence ATGGCAAATCCACCGATCCTGACCCTTTCCGATATCATGCTGACTTTTGGCGGCAACCCTTTGTTTGAAGGGGTGAATGCAACCGTTCACGAAGGCGCACGAACTTGCCTTGTGGGGCGCAATGGGTCGGGCAAATCAACACTGTTAAAGGTGATCGCGGGGATCGTGGAGCCAGACAGCGGCAATCGGTTTGTGCAACCGGGCATGTCGATTGGCTATATGGATCAACATCCTGACCTTTCGGATTTTGCAACCTTGGGCGATTTCGCCATGTCTGGTCTGCAGCAGGGCGAAGAATATAAGGTCGAAATGGCTGCCGAAGGGTTAAAGCTCAATCCCGATCAAACACCACAAGCCGCATCAGGCGGTGAGCGCCGCCGCGCCGCATTGGCCAAGATCTTGGCCGAAGCGCCTGACCTGATGTTGCTGGACGAACCAACCAACCATTTGGATATCGAAGCGATTGCATGGCTCGAAGATCACCTGCGCCAAACGCGCGATGCGTTCATCCTGATTTCACACGACCGCGCATTTTTACGCTCATTGACGCGCGATACCATGTGGGTGGATCGTGGGATTGTGCGCCAAAACCCCAAAGGGTTTGAGGGCTTTGAAGAATGGCGCGACAAGACCTTTGATGAAGAAGACATGCAGCGCCACAAACTGAACCGTTTGATCAAGGCAGAGGCCCGTTGGGCAGTCGAGGGTATTTCCGCACGGCGCAAACGAAACCAAGGGCGCGTGCGCCGTTTGGGCGAGTTGAAAGATCAACGCGCATCGCAGATTAAACGGGCCGGCCCCGCGGCGATGGTTTTTGACAGCGGTCAAAAATCAGGCAAACGCGTGATAGAGGCAAACAACATTTCCAAAACCTTTGACGACAAAACCATCGTCACAGATTTTTCCATCCGTGTGGCGCGGGGGGAGCGCATTGCTATGATCGGGCCAAACGGTGTCGGGAAAACCACGCTTCTTAACATGTTAACGGGTAAGCTCGCGCCGGACACCGGGGATGTGAAACTTGGCACAAACCTAATCCCTGCGATCTTTGACCAAAACCGATCCGCGCTCGACCCAAAAGTCAGCCTTTGGGACAGCCTCACCGAAGACAAAGAACTCGGCGTTTCAGGGCAAAACGACCAAATCATGGTGCGTGGCACGCCCAAACACGTTGTGGGTTACCTTAAAGAATTCTTGTTCAACGAAAATCAAGCGCGCGGTCCTGTTTCGGCCCTGTCAGGGGGTGAAAAAGCACGGCTTTTGCTGGCCCGTTTGATGGCCAAGGAAAGCAATCTTCTGGTGCTGGATGAACCCACCAACGATCTGGATGTGGAAACGCTCGACCTGTTGCAAGAGATTTTGGACGATTACGATGGTACCGTTTTGCTCGTCAGCCACGATCGGGATTTTTTGGACCGTGTGGCCACCACATCCATTGTGATGGAAGGGGACGGCCAAGCCACCGTCTATGCGGGCGGGTGGACAGATTACCAAACACAACGCAAAGGCACTGCAAAAGCCACGTCAAAAGAACAAGCTAAACCCAAAAAAGGCGAAAAATCAGCCAAACCCAAGGCGCAAAAACCAAAAGCGACCTTCAAGGAAGAACACCGCTTGAAAGAACTGCCAGCGGTGATTGAGCGCCTTGAGGCAGAGATCGCCAAACTGACGAAATATCTGTCTGATCCAGAGCTTTACACCACAGCACCCGTGAAATTTCAGAAAGCCACAGAAGCGCTGACAGAGCGGCAAGACGCACTTGAGGCCGCTGAAATGGAATGGCTAGAACTTGAGGAAAAGCTCGGTACTTAA
- a CDS encoding Hint domain-containing protein, translating into MADPVISEIKYLGSGTLDMVEIRIPDDYPDPENLVMVIYDRTHNGSTTASPAASDIYAVTNDGLLYTEDTDNDGNDDDGVLHYTFGTSENGDTIRLHAQDAVGLYNSVTGETYGLYSFGNDYTVSTNSGDPFAGVASENLDTTGQQNGVTSLERQPGGTYTTNTSPDPGSSYICFTQGTMILTDRGERSVQSLAIGDRVITKDAGLQTIRWIGQRHFAQMDQTHAHLQPITIKAHAFGHNIPMRDIKLSPNHAILNDSWKNTLYFAQDEVLALAKSFIGSDFVYQSTDRAVTYFHILLDQHALIQSNGMWAESLYLGDESLDMLSAESREEVFEIFPELRSNLGGYGYKARHMLRPKEAALLV; encoded by the coding sequence ATGGCTGATCCAGTCATTTCAGAAATCAAATATCTAGGGTCTGGGACTCTCGACATGGTCGAGATACGCATTCCTGACGACTATCCCGATCCCGAAAATCTTGTGATGGTGATCTATGATCGCACTCATAACGGCTCTACCACTGCGTCCCCCGCTGCGTCTGATATCTATGCCGTTACAAACGATGGCCTGCTTTATACCGAAGACACGGACAACGACGGAAACGACGATGATGGTGTTTTACACTATACATTTGGCACCAGCGAAAACGGCGATACGATCCGCCTTCATGCGCAAGATGCGGTTGGTCTTTATAATTCGGTGACGGGGGAAACCTATGGGCTTTACTCCTTTGGAAATGACTACACGGTTTCCACAAATTCAGGCGATCCCTTTGCTGGGGTCGCGAGCGAAAACCTCGACACCACGGGCCAGCAAAACGGTGTAACCTCACTTGAGCGTCAGCCGGGTGGAACCTACACAACCAATACCTCACCTGATCCGGGCAGTAGTTATATCTGTTTCACTCAAGGCACGATGATCCTAACAGATCGCGGCGAACGCTCTGTTCAAAGTTTGGCCATTGGGGACCGTGTCATCACCAAAGACGCTGGCTTGCAAACCATTCGCTGGATCGGGCAACGCCACTTTGCTCAGATGGATCAAACGCACGCGCATTTACAGCCAATCACGATCAAGGCGCATGCCTTCGGCCACAATATTCCGATGCGGGACATCAAACTGTCGCCAAACCACGCCATTTTGAACGATAGCTGGAAAAACACACTGTATTTCGCCCAAGACGAAGTTCTGGCACTGGCCAAAAGTTTCATCGGATCCGATTTTGTGTATCAAAGCACCGATCGGGCTGTCACCTATTTCCACATCCTCTTGGATCAGCACGCGTTGATCCAATCTAACGGAATGTGGGCCGAGAGCCTGTATTTGGGTGATGAAAGTCTTGATATGCTGTCTGCTGAAAGCCGTGAAGAAGTGTTCGAAATCTTCCCTGAATTGCGCAGCAATTTAGGCGGATATGGATACAAAGCCCGCCACATGCTGCGCCCCAAAGAAGCCGCTCTTTTGGTTTAA
- a CDS encoding aminotransferase — MSVNPVNPNLFATMSSPIMDSRRWVDGKTFSDGMPLINVSQAAPVDPPPAPLREALADAVLNDAGAHLYGAVLGFPELRAEVAQQWSAAYGGKLDAENVGITSGCNQAFCAAISSLCGPGDAVILPAPWYFNHKMWLDMAGIECRVLMCGDDMLPVPEQAAELIDDKVKAIILVTPNNPSGVEYPSALVDAFFKVAKNAGISLVIDETYRDFHSVTGAPHGLFAKDNWQDTLIQLYSFSKAYRLTGHRVGAIISSTARLAEMEKFLDTLTICPNQLGQRGALFGMQNLGNWLGGERREILDRRAAMIEGFPSLEGWTLKGCGAYFAYAEHPFEASSHDVAKALVEEAAILALPGTMFSPTLAEGGTGHAERHFRIAFANIDRAGIGKLFDRLSSFSMP, encoded by the coding sequence ATGTCAGTTAATCCAGTGAACCCTAATTTGTTCGCAACCATGTCTTCACCCATTATGGATTCGCGCCGCTGGGTGGATGGAAAAACGTTTTCTGACGGAATGCCGCTAATCAACGTCAGCCAAGCCGCCCCTGTTGATCCGCCCCCTGCCCCTTTGCGTGAAGCACTGGCGGATGCGGTGCTGAATGATGCGGGGGCGCATCTGTACGGGGCCGTTTTGGGTTTTCCTGAGTTGCGTGCCGAAGTGGCGCAGCAATGGTCCGCAGCTTATGGCGGCAAACTGGATGCTGAAAACGTTGGCATTACCTCTGGCTGCAATCAGGCGTTTTGTGCGGCGATTTCATCGCTGTGTGGTCCAGGGGACGCAGTGATTTTACCAGCCCCTTGGTATTTCAATCATAAAATGTGGCTTGATATGGCGGGGATCGAGTGCCGTGTTCTTATGTGTGGCGATGATATGTTGCCCGTTCCAGAACAGGCGGCAGAGTTGATTGACGACAAGGTCAAAGCCATCATTCTGGTGACGCCAAACAATCCAAGTGGGGTGGAATACCCTTCTGCGCTGGTCGATGCCTTTTTTAAAGTCGCTAAAAATGCGGGCATTTCGCTGGTGATTGACGAAACTTACCGCGATTTTCATTCTGTGACGGGCGCGCCCCATGGGCTGTTTGCCAAGGATAATTGGCAGGACACGTTGATCCAGTTGTATTCCTTTTCCAAAGCCTATCGCCTGACAGGGCATCGCGTGGGGGCCATTATTTCCAGTACTGCGCGATTGGCAGAAATGGAAAAATTCCTCGACACGCTAACCATATGTCCAAACCAATTGGGTCAGCGTGGTGCGTTGTTTGGGATGCAAAATCTAGGCAATTGGCTAGGCGGAGAGCGGCGCGAGATTTTGGACCGTCGCGCGGCCATGATCGAAGGGTTTCCATCGCTTGAAGGCTGGACGCTTAAAGGGTGCGGCGCGTATTTTGCTTATGCCGAACATCCGTTTGAAGCGTCTTCGCATGATGTGGCAAAAGCACTGGTGGAGGAGGCCGCCATCTTGGCGCTTCCAGGCACTATGTTCAGCCCAACTCTGGCTGAGGGCGGAACTGGCCACGCCGAACGGCATTTCCGCATCGCATTCGCCAATATTGATCGCGCGGGTATCGGTAAGTTGTTTGACCGATTGTCCAGTTTTTCCATGCCATAA